In Parabacteroides timonensis, the genomic stretch ATGTTTTGAAGTAGATCGTTGCTGCGACTCCAAAGACCGTTCTTCGGAGATAGCGATCAGCTTTATCAATCAGATACCTCATATCAAATATCTTCTTTCGACAGATATTAAAGCAATCCTGGATGGCGACCCGGCAGCAAAGAGTATTAGCGAAATCATCTTTTGCTATCCGGCAGTACGTGCCATCCTCTATCAACGTGTAGCCCACGAATTATTGAAACTCGGAGTACCTGTTCTGCCACGTATCATTACAGAAATGGCACATTCGGATACCGGGATCGATATTCATCCGGGGGCACAGATCGGTGAGTACTTCAGTATAGACCATGGAACCGGTATCGTTGTCGGCCAGACTGCCATTATAGGAAATCATGTGCGTTTATATCAGGGAGTCACTTTGGGGGCGAAAAACTTTACGTTGGACGAAGAAGGATTACCTGTCGATATTCCCCGACATCCTATTCTTGAAGAT encodes the following:
- a CDS encoding serine O-acetyltransferase, producing MTRADILNQIQKNVERLSASDLPEYKYIPLHQKPSPSVHSLREIMQLLQKVIFPGFFGSEQEAQFDSIQYYTGVYLEQIYDLLQEQIYNGLCFEVDRCCDSKDRSSEIAISFINQIPHIKYLLSTDIKAILDGDPAAKSISEIIFCYPAVRAILYQRVAHELLKLGVPVLPRIITEMAHSDTGIDIHPGAQIGEYFSIDHGTGIVVGQTAIIGNHVRLYQGVTLGAKNFTLDEEGLPVDIPRHPILEDYVTVYSNASILGRITIGEGSVIGGNIWLTHSVPPNSKVLQSRAVEDK